One genomic window of Helicobacter canis includes the following:
- a CDS encoding DEAD/DEAH box helicase family protein, with product MIFERQEYQQNCIDNIKEILSNFDFTKQDNLKECLQDFYKHTPMPIHNISDKLRLDILMETGTGKTFTYLNLIFELNKHFKQNKFIIFVPRKAILESVKQNIKLTKDYFYSEYKKHLKPYIYTDSKSQSQIINHYIKNEDELSVLILTNSAIDKKDNLLNKNNENLFNTKSIFENIAALKPISIIDEPHLLKGEAFHRYFSKLNSLYFRFGATFPKEGKKPNDKEFALSNMIYCLDSISAFRAYLVKQVKVHTIGSSSTQIFLKSYHARDKKAIFSYTQSGIEKEQELRLNESFSQLNGAILLKVEKDKAYFSDQSILDKKGESYHLDEDELTALLGKAIDLHFEKEQRLFAKGIKALSLFFIPNIADFRGEKPFIKSTFEELYKAKREELLKQDLDKNYRAYLAQDFDESGNLQVHQGYFSGDKGSKDDKEAAGVKMILEEKEKLLSLNTPLRFIFSVWALQEGWDNPNIFTLTKLASSSSDISIHQQVGRGLRLCVNDKGKRITHRFMDFDDDSFYRLNYLDIIVSAKESNYIGNLQKEIEDSSYILSDKILSKEELSDLLNGEQDLIDDFMYILRKDLELIAYDKEKKAYIIQAPIYESIKDDDKIKELLGESFPKVLEFFKAKESQSTNKHDQVESGDKEPKQVTIRPNLAKDFKELWEKINQKAKITYQGIKEQDIIDQAVKKFNETNIEKESYTYERKRYDAQQNIIITEDSITLGDIDYQASFAKDMQNLLLDFSKEAKLPLRFLLQIYAKCDKEKFKNSPKKAFTALRNIIKDQIHHNLLQCISYDFSTAKNESQSIFSSGTLPRHTLGRYYESGKPADNYLYEEIIYDSKIERIIITEDNEKVDSKTIKVFAKLPKLIIPTPYKHYEPDFAYFLEDSNGKKIFFVCESKGYDDENEIPKNEMQKIKYAEKFFTQLSKKLENDNIQIIFKKRINKQTLLECLKQTQGESNAN from the coding sequence ATGATTTTTGAAAGACAAGAGTATCAGCAAAACTGCATTGACAACATAAAAGAGATTCTGTCAAATTTTGACTTTACAAAGCAAGATAATTTAAAGGAATGTTTGCAAGACTTTTACAAACACACACCTATGCCGATACACAATATCAGTGATAAACTACGCTTAGATATTCTAATGGAAACAGGCACGGGCAAAACTTTCACCTATCTTAATCTCATCTTTGAGCTTAACAAGCATTTTAAGCAAAATAAATTCATCATTTTCGTGCCAAGAAAGGCGATTTTAGAATCTGTGAAGCAAAATATCAAACTTACAAAAGACTACTTTTATAGCGAGTATAAAAAGCATTTAAAGCCCTATATCTACACAGATAGCAAGTCGCAATCGCAAATCATCAATCACTATATCAAAAATGAAGATGAGCTAAGTGTGCTTATCCTAACTAATAGTGCCATTGATAAGAAAGATAATTTGCTTAACAAAAACAATGAAAATCTTTTCAATACAAAAAGCATTTTTGAAAACATAGCTGCCCTAAAGCCCATTTCTATCATTGATGAGCCACATTTGCTAAAGGGCGAAGCGTTTCATCGCTATTTTTCTAAGCTTAATTCTCTTTACTTTCGCTTTGGTGCGACCTTCCCCAAAGAGGGCAAAAAGCCAAATGACAAAGAATTTGCACTTAGCAATATGATCTACTGCCTTGATTCTATCTCTGCATTTAGAGCATATCTTGTCAAGCAAGTCAAAGTCCATACTATAGGCTCAAGCTCCACGCAAATTTTCCTAAAGTCCTACCACGCTAGAGACAAAAAAGCCATTTTCTCCTACACGCAAAGCGGCATAGAAAAAGAGCAAGAGCTAAGGCTTAATGAAAGCTTTAGCCAGCTCAATGGCGCGATCTTACTCAAAGTAGAAAAAGACAAAGCCTACTTTAGCGATCAATCAATCCTAGACAAAAAGGGCGAAAGCTATCATTTAGATGAAGATGAGCTTACCGCCCTTTTAGGCAAGGCTATTGATTTGCATTTTGAAAAAGAGCAAAGGCTTTTTGCCAAGGGCATTAAGGCTTTAAGCTTATTTTTTATCCCAAATATCGCGGATTTTAGAGGCGAAAAGCCCTTTATCAAAAGCACTTTTGAAGAGCTTTATAAGGCAAAAAGAGAGGAGCTTTTAAAACAGGATTTAGATAAAAATTATAGAGCATATCTAGCGCAAGACTTTGATGAAAGCGGAAATTTGCAAGTGCATCAAGGCTATTTTAGCGGCGATAAAGGCAGTAAAGATGACAAAGAAGCCGCAGGGGTTAAGATGATTTTAGAAGAGAAAGAAAAGCTTTTATCCCTTAACACGCCCTTGCGTTTTATCTTTAGCGTATGGGCTTTGCAAGAGGGCTGGGATAATCCAAATATTTTTACTCTTACCAAGCTTGCAAGCTCAAGTAGCGATATAAGCATACATCAGCAAGTAGGCAGGGGACTTCGCTTATGTGTCAATGACAAAGGCAAAAGGATCACCCATAGATTTATGGACTTTGATGATGATAGCTTTTATAGGCTTAATTACCTTGATATTATCGTAAGTGCAAAGGAGTCAAACTACATAGGCAATTTGCAAAAAGAAATAGAAGATTCTAGCTATATCCTTAGTGATAAAATCTTAAGTAAAGAAGAGTTAAGCGACCTTTTAAATGGTGAGCAAGATTTAATCGATGATTTTATGTATATTTTGCGAAAAGACCTAGAGCTAATCGCTTATGACAAAGAGAAAAAAGCCTACATCATACAAGCTCCCATTTATGAGAGTATCAAAGATGATGATAAAATCAAAGAGCTTTTAGGAGAGAGCTTTCCTAAAGTGCTAGAATTTTTCAAAGCCAAAGAAAGCCAAAGCACAAACAAGCACGATCAAGTAGAAAGCGGCGACAAAGAGCCAAAGCAAGTTACCATCCGCCCTAATTTAGCCAAAGACTTCAAAGAGCTATGGGAGAAAATCAACCAAAAAGCCAAGATCACCTACCAAGGCATTAAAGAGCAAGACATCATAGACCAAGCCGTCAAAAAATTTAATGAAACAAATATAGAAAAAGAAAGCTACACCTATGAGAGGAAACGCTACGACGCCCAGCAAAACATTATCATCACAGAAGACTCCATAACACTAGGCGATATAGATTATCAAGCAAGCTTTGCTAAAGATATGCAAAATCTACTCCTAGACTTTAGCAAAGAAGCCAAGCTTCCCCTACGATTTTTGCTACAAATTTATGCCAAATGCGACAAAGAGAAGTTTAAAAACTCTCCTAAAAAGGCTTTTACCGCACTAAGAAACATCATCAAAGACCAAATTCATCACAATTTACTTCAATGTATAAGCTATGATTTTTCTACCGCTAAAAATGAGAGCCAAAGTATCTTTTCTAGCGGGACTCTCCCACGCCACACGCTAGGGCGTTACTATGAAAGCGGCAAACCAGCGGATAATTATCTCTATGAAGAGATCATTTATGACTCTAAGATAGAACGCATCATCATCACAGAAGATAATGAAAAAGTGGATTCTAAGACTATAAAGGTCTTTGCCAAGCTACCTAAGCTCATCATCCCCACGCCTTATAAGCACTACGAGCCAGACTTCGCCTACTTTTTAGAAGATAGCAATGGCAAAAAGATCTTTTTTGTCTGTGAGAGTAAGGGCTATGATGATGAAAACGAGATCCCAAAAAATGAAATGCAAAAGATCAAATACGCTGAAAAATTTTTCACCCAACTAAGCAAAAAGCTAGAAAATGACAATATCCAAATCATTTTCAAAAAACGCATAAACAAGCAGACCCTACTAGAGTGCCTAAAACAAACACAAGGAGAAAGCAATGCCAACTAA
- a CDS encoding multidrug efflux SMR transporter yields the protein MSKNLGWFFIIIGGICEIFWVSGLKYADTLGLQALTGLGIGISFVCMLLAIRVIEISVAYSVFVGIGAAGIVLAEIVVFGAPASWLKITLIVVLMCGVIGLKFATNHKGA from the coding sequence ATGAGCAAAAATCTTGGCTGGTTTTTCATCATCATCGGCGGTATTTGTGAGATATTTTGGGTAAGCGGGCTGAAGTATGCTGATACTCTAGGGCTGCAGGCTTTGACAGGGCTAGGCATTGGGATTTCCTTTGTCTGTATGCTGCTAGCAATTAGGGTCATAGAAATTAGCGTGGCATATAGCGTGTTTGTAGGGATTGGTGCGGCAGGGATCGTGCTAGCAGAGATTGTAGTCTTTGGCGCGCCAGCTTCTTGGCTAAAAATCACGCTCATTGTGGTGTTGATGTGTGGTGTGATCGGGCTGAAATTTGCCACAAACCATAAAGGTGCTTGA
- a CDS encoding DMT family transporter, which produces MHWAMLLAAGVMEIFGVIVMKRFVDGKRLYLLAIIGCFGLSFTCLSIAMQEISMGVAYAIWTGIGAAGGVIVGVVFYKEDRSLLKLVCVCVIIASSVGLKAIG; this is translated from the coding sequence ATACATTGGGCGATGTTGCTTGCCGCTGGGGTTATGGAGATTTTTGGCGTGATTGTGATGAAACGCTTTGTCGATGGGAAGAGACTCTATCTCCTAGCGATCATCGGCTGCTTTGGGCTTAGCTTTACTTGCTTATCCATAGCTATGCAAGAGATCTCTATGGGCGTGGCGTATGCGATATGGACAGGTATAGGCGCGGCTGGGGGCGTGATTGTCGGGGTGGTGTTTTATAAAGAAGATCGCTCGCTTTTGAAGCTTGTGTGCGTGTGTGTGATCATCGCCTCTAGTGTGGGGCTTAAGGCGATTGGCTAA
- a CDS encoding DUF1561 family protein: MANSAKVALTLGSVFVGSVSALFLPLLLYATPFSPKQTLAQKPQDTPIRVLTKDNRTLCYAPTFSGGTSYIALSSCQGAMQARYDVFSRLAYYIKDTWLCITAPDSVVERKRDKDYVHLSPCAINLPSQQWQLKDNRFYSLDGIYSIQDDGGYLYAAHTFAGGLYTHTLEHSMQKWASTIAAPANLTIQSAISWSVSYAQGQERYFLTNNQSQKNTAFLYYNLLSGHIASYDESSGRLYCMYSNTGKQAWDWVVWGLCTDGTPPKDNRAFFKPIPIDDRHFAFLDRDSNILRLTRYGIHWGVPYVASKEYASNDVQNSPTSAFELDHTTQEWLRFISANIGENLRTCPAPGHKHNPLQNSSKQILQASPISTPPRSLLQYLLEHLLAILPTQSAKGHNKQNPLLQQPFMQSSPALPAYFSLNESWVARLWHINISADTSRASSGVCGICLLQAYQAIAELLETHAHPRGSGGYFFDTGAGVNPFASFYARNSLLHDTLQDILGYYDSPARDHRELFYRGTSRALASSISMLPQYEWSVLGQSVEESGIYTLLQRVLERPVGSVFLFTLVRLDPLSGRNLGHAVAALRLRDGVVIIPANAPSLSLESFRARVQAVQNPADMIERLTRFGSRHLELLGLGVLEVARSHRNPFESIISLHNCSGEGEDRRGNALLPLPELLNACISGRCVW; encoded by the coding sequence ATGGCAAACTCCGCTAAAGTCGCCTTAACTCTAGGGAGTGTATTTGTAGGTAGTGTATCTGCCCTTTTTTTGCCTCTTTTGCTCTATGCCACTCCCTTTAGCCCCAAGCAAACCCTAGCCCAAAAGCCGCAAGACACCCCTATCCGCGTGCTAACCAAAGATAATCGCACACTATGCTATGCCCCCACATTTTCGGGCGGCACAAGCTATATCGCTCTCTCAAGCTGCCAAGGCGCAATGCAAGCGCGCTATGATGTATTTAGTCGCCTAGCTTATTACATTAAGGACACTTGGCTGTGTATCACTGCGCCAGATTCTGTGGTAGAGAGGAAGCGCGATAAAGACTATGTGCATTTATCGCCCTGTGCTATCAATCTCCCAAGCCAGCAATGGCAGCTAAAGGACAATCGCTTCTACTCGCTTGATGGCATTTATAGCATACAAGATGATGGGGGCTATTTGTATGCAGCACATACCTTTGCAGGTGGGCTTTATACACATACGCTTGAACACTCTATGCAGAAATGGGCAAGCACCATAGCCGCTCCGGCAAATCTCACTATCCAAAGCGCGATTTCTTGGAGTGTGAGCTACGCACAAGGGCAGGAGCGGTATTTCCTAACTAACAATCAATCACAGAAAAACACCGCATTCCTCTACTACAATCTTTTGAGCGGACATATTGCAAGCTATGATGAGAGCAGTGGGCGGCTGTATTGTATGTATTCTAATACAGGCAAGCAGGCGTGGGATTGGGTGGTTTGGGGGCTATGCACAGATGGCACGCCTCCTAAGGATAATAGAGCCTTTTTCAAGCCTATCCCCATTGATGATAGGCATTTCGCCTTTTTGGATAGAGATAGCAATATCTTGCGACTTACGCGCTATGGGATCCACTGGGGTGTGCCCTATGTCGCTAGCAAGGAGTATGCTAGCAATGATGTGCAAAATAGCCCGACTTCTGCCTTTGAGCTAGATCACACGACACAGGAGTGGCTGCGCTTCATTAGCGCAAACATTGGAGAAAATCTCCGCACCTGCCCAGCCCCGGGGCATAAGCATAATCCCTTGCAAAACTCATCAAAACAGATCCTACAAGCTAGCCCCATATCCACACCCCCTAGATCGCTTCTACAATACTTGCTTGAACACTTGCTTGCGATATTGCCCACACAGAGTGCCAAAGGGCACAATAAGCAGAATCCACTTTTGCAGCAGCCTTTTATGCAAAGCTCCCCAGCCTTGCCTGCTTACTTTAGCTTAAATGAATCGTGGGTGGCGCGATTGTGGCATATCAATATTAGTGCGGATACTTCTAGGGCAAGTAGTGGGGTGTGTGGGATCTGCCTTTTGCAAGCTTATCAAGCAATCGCCGAGCTCTTAGAGACGCACGCTCATCCGCGCGGTAGTGGGGGGTATTTTTTTGATACAGGGGCGGGGGTCAATCCTTTTGCTAGCTTTTATGCGAGAAACTCGCTTTTGCACGATACTTTGCAAGATATTTTAGGCTACTATGACAGCCCTGCTAGGGATCATAGGGAGTTGTTTTATCGTGGGACAAGCAGGGCGTTGGCAAGTAGTATTTCTATGCTTCCACAATATGAGTGGAGTGTGCTAGGGCAGAGTGTGGAGGAGAGTGGGATTTATACTTTGCTGCAAAGGGTTCTAGAGCGACCTGTGGGGAGTGTGTTTCTCTTTACGCTTGTGAGATTGGATCCTTTATCTGGTAGGAATTTAGGGCACGCAGTGGCGGCATTAAGGCTACGCGATGGCGTGGTGATTATCCCTGCAAATGCCCCAAGCCTTAGCCTAGAATCTTTCCGCGCAAGAGTGCAGGCTGTGCAGAATCCAGCAGATATGATAGAGCGACTCACGCGCTTTGGCTCGCGGCATTTGGAGCTTCTTGGGCTAGGTGTGCTAGAAGTTGCAAGATCTCATCGCAATCCTTTTGAATCGATAATTTCACTGCATAATTGCAGTGGTGAGGGCGAGGATAGGCGTGGCAATGCTCTGCTGCCTTTGCCAGAGCTATTAAATGCGTGTATTAGCGGGCGATGTGTGTGGTAG
- the solA gene encoding N-methyl-L-tryptophan oxidase: MKYDVVIIGSGSVGSFAGYYASRQGLKTCLIDNFLPPHSNGSYHGDTRIFRIAYGEGEKYIPLLQRAFELWGEFEQTSGQKIFERCGVLNIGDPTSAFMRNVAQSSKDFALDTIPLSPQKISQLYGINVPDHFTGILERGTGFVYSDKSVETAIRLAIGLGADVLISCIRRIEKQGGVYHIYTDSSQILADKILLSAGSFASEILSVCAFDLPQIPVKPKRKMLNWFYSSSYQLRDAMPAFIMEFNGDHFYGFPDFGSGVKIGLNVFGQDITTRDELLGFGDIESDKRAIAEHIRAFMPSLGELCTGAVCTYAMTPDEGFIIDFIDSCLLYLGGLSHGFKFAPALGDLGISALQRGELPQEICRHFSLGRFS; the protein is encoded by the coding sequence ATGAAATATGATGTTGTGATTATCGGTAGTGGGAGTGTAGGGAGCTTTGCTGGGTATTATGCAAGTAGGCAAGGGCTTAAGACCTGCTTGATTGATAATTTTCTACCACCACATTCTAATGGCTCCTACCACGGCGATACTAGAATCTTCCGCATAGCTTATGGCGAGGGGGAGAAGTATATCCCGCTGTTGCAGCGTGCTTTTGAGCTTTGGGGGGAGTTTGAGCAAACAAGTGGGCAAAAGATCTTTGAGCGATGTGGGGTGCTAAATATCGGTGATCCTACAAGTGCGTTTATGCGCAATGTCGCGCAAAGTAGCAAGGACTTCGCCCTAGATACAATACCCCTTAGCCCCCAAAAGATTAGTCAGCTCTATGGGATCAATGTGCCAGATCATTTTACGGGGATTTTGGAGAGGGGGACGGGGTTTGTATATAGCGATAAAAGTGTAGAAACTGCCATAAGGCTAGCAATAGGGCTTGGGGCAGATGTGCTTATCTCGTGCATTAGGCGTATAGAGAAGCAAGGTGGAGTCTATCATATCTATACAGATTCTAGTCAAATCCTAGCTGATAAGATTTTGCTTAGTGCGGGGAGCTTTGCTAGTGAGATCCTTAGTGTGTGTGCGTTTGATCTACCACAAATCCCTGTAAAGCCTAAACGCAAAATGCTTAATTGGTTTTATTCTAGCTCTTATCAGCTACGCGATGCTATGCCGGCGTTTATTATGGAGTTTAATGGAGATCATTTCTATGGATTCCCGGATTTTGGCTCTGGGGTCAAAATCGGGCTTAATGTCTTTGGGCAGGATATAACTACGCGCGATGAGCTTCTAGGCTTTGGGGATATAGAGAGTGATAAGCGTGCCATCGCTGAACATATCCGCGCGTTTATGCCTAGCTTGGGTGAGCTATGCACAGGGGCAGTATGCACTTATGCAATGACACCTGATGAAGGCTTTATCATTGATTTTATTGACTCTTGCTTGCTGTATCTTGGCGGACTTAGCCACGGATTTAAATTTGCTCCAGCTCTTGGGGATCTAGGCATTAGCGCGTTGCAACGAGGTGAATTGCCACAGGAGATTTGTAGGCATTTTTCTCTAGGGCGATTTAGCTAG
- a CDS encoding propionyl-CoA synthetase — protein MPTYQEVYQQSIENPEAFWAEAAKKVHWYHEWDKVLDVVNDHYRWFVGGCMNTCYNALDLHIENGRGDQVALHYDSPVTDTKKSYTYKELRKRVAKTAGILVNKGVVKGDRVLIYMPMIPEAVIAMLACARIGAIHSVVFGGFAAHELAARIEDAKPRVIMSASCGIEVSRVIRYKPILDEAIKSSSHKPTTCLIWQRPQERANMLPWRDVDWESEEEKTEPVECVPVDATDPLYILYTSGTTGKPKGVIRSNGGHSVAMKWSMDNIYNAKPGDVFWAASDVGWVVGHSYIVYGTLMNGCTTIVYEGKPVKTPNPGAFWRVVQEYKVNILFSAPTAFRAIKKEDSKGEWLKKYDISSLRAVFVAGERCDSDTLKWIEKLVKKPVIDHWWQTETSWAIAANPLGLEQMPVKPGSPTKPMPGFNLKVLDEEGKECKAGKLGNLVIKLPLPPACLMGIWGDDTRYKNSYLNHYPGYYLTGDSGYIDKDGYVFVMGRMDGVINVAGHRLSTGGMEEAIAKHPDIAECAVIGVNDELKGEIPLAFVVLKDGLERDIQSLCEGVVQLVREEIGAVASLHIVAVVKRLPKTRSGKILRGTMRDIADGNEWKMPSTIEDSSVMPEIEAALQNLGYPKSKNIKEAK, from the coding sequence ATGCCCACATATCAAGAAGTGTATCAACAATCCATTGAAAATCCTGAAGCCTTTTGGGCAGAAGCCGCTAAAAAGGTGCATTGGTATCACGAATGGGATAAGGTGCTTGATGTTGTCAATGACCATTATCGGTGGTTTGTCGGTGGGTGTATGAATACCTGCTACAACGCACTTGATTTGCATATAGAAAATGGCAGAGGCGATCAAGTGGCATTGCATTATGACTCACCTGTAACAGATACAAAAAAGTCCTACACCTATAAAGAGCTACGCAAAAGAGTGGCAAAAACCGCTGGAATCCTAGTCAATAAAGGCGTGGTAAAGGGCGATAGAGTGCTTATCTATATGCCTATGATCCCTGAAGCAGTGATTGCAATGCTTGCTTGTGCTAGGATTGGGGCGATCCATAGTGTGGTCTTTGGCGGATTTGCCGCCCACGAGCTAGCCGCTAGGATTGAAGATGCCAAGCCACGCGTTATTATGAGTGCTTCTTGTGGTATTGAAGTTTCTCGTGTGATTAGGTATAAGCCTATCTTAGATGAGGCTATAAAAAGCTCTAGTCATAAGCCTACCACTTGTCTTATCTGGCAACGCCCACAAGAGAGGGCAAATATGCTGCCTTGGCGTGATGTGGATTGGGAGAGTGAAGAGGAAAAGACAGAACCAGTAGAATGTGTGCCTGTGGATGCCACTGATCCGCTGTATATCCTCTACACCTCTGGCACGACTGGTAAGCCAAAGGGCGTTATCCGCAGTAATGGCGGGCATTCCGTGGCGATGAAGTGGTCTATGGATAATATCTACAACGCAAAGCCCGGCGATGTCTTTTGGGCGGCAAGTGATGTAGGCTGGGTTGTAGGGCATAGCTATATTGTGTATGGCACTTTGATGAATGGCTGCACGACAATCGTGTATGAAGGAAAGCCGGTCAAGACACCAAATCCGGGGGCATTTTGGCGTGTGGTGCAAGAGTATAAAGTCAATATTTTATTCTCTGCACCTACTGCATTTAGGGCGATCAAAAAAGAGGATTCTAAAGGTGAATGGCTGAAAAAATATGATATTAGCTCACTTAGAGCGGTATTTGTCGCTGGGGAGAGATGTGATAGCGATACACTCAAATGGATTGAAAAGCTTGTCAAAAAGCCTGTGATTGATCACTGGTGGCAGACAGAGACAAGCTGGGCGATCGCGGCAAATCCGCTAGGATTAGAGCAAATGCCTGTAAAGCCGGGATCGCCTACAAAGCCTATGCCCGGATTTAATCTCAAAGTCCTAGATGAAGAGGGCAAGGAGTGCAAAGCCGGAAAGCTAGGGAATCTTGTGATTAAGCTGCCTTTGCCCCCTGCGTGCCTAATGGGAATCTGGGGCGATGATACAAGATATAAAAACTCATACCTTAATCACTATCCGGGCTATTATCTTACTGGTGATAGTGGCTATATTGATAAAGATGGCTATGTGTTTGTGATGGGGCGAATGGATGGGGTCATCAATGTCGCAGGACATAGGCTATCAACTGGTGGCATGGAAGAGGCGATTGCGAAGCACCCAGATATTGCAGAATGTGCGGTTATCGGCGTGAATGATGAGCTAAAGGGCGAGATACCACTCGCATTTGTCGTGCTAAAAGATGGACTAGAGCGAGATATACAAAGCCTGTGTGAAGGTGTCGTGCAGCTTGTGCGAGAAGAGATTGGTGCGGTGGCTTCACTGCATATTGTCGCGGTGGTAAAGCGACTGCCAAAAACGCGAAGTGGCAAAATCCTGCGAGGCACAATGCGTGATATTGCCGATGGCAATGAATGGAAAATGCCTAGCACGATTGAAGATTCTAGCGTAATGCCTGAGATTGAAGCAGCATTGCAGAATCTTGGCTACCCAAAATCTAAAAATATAAAGGAGGCAAAATGA
- the prpB gene encoding methylisocitrate lyase: protein MKTAGQKFREALKENNPLQIIGVINAYSAIQAQKSGAKALYLSGGALAAMSLGVPDLGISSLEDVCIDVRRITAVSDLPLLVDADTGWGGAFNIARTIKDLTRSGAAGCHIEDQVAQKRCGHRPNKELVSKEEMCDRIKAAMDAKVDSSFVVMARTDAHASEGQQAAIERALAYVEAGADMIFAEAIHTLEEYKQFTEVIKVPVLANITEFGKTPYFTKDELKNVGISMVLYPLSAARAMNKAALAVFKDIINNGSQKNSIDSMQTRDELYEMLGYHEYEQKLDTLFKSKK, encoded by the coding sequence ATGAAAACAGCAGGACAGAAATTTAGAGAAGCACTAAAGGAAAATAATCCTTTGCAAATTATTGGCGTGATTAACGCCTACTCTGCTATACAAGCGCAAAAAAGCGGTGCAAAAGCCCTTTACTTAAGCGGTGGTGCATTAGCGGCGATGAGCTTAGGTGTGCCTGATCTTGGCATTAGCTCATTAGAAGATGTGTGTATTGATGTGCGCCGCATCACGGCGGTAAGTGATTTACCCTTGCTTGTAGATGCAGATACGGGCTGGGGTGGGGCGTTTAATATCGCTAGGACGATTAAGGACTTAACACGAAGTGGTGCAGCAGGCTGTCACATAGAAGATCAAGTCGCACAAAAACGCTGCGGACATCGCCCCAACAAAGAGCTTGTCAGCAAAGAAGAGATGTGCGATAGGATAAAAGCGGCAATGGATGCAAAAGTGGATTCTAGCTTTGTGGTGATGGCAAGGACTGATGCACACGCAAGTGAGGGGCAACAAGCAGCGATTGAAAGGGCATTAGCCTATGTGGAGGCAGGAGCGGATATGATCTTTGCTGAAGCAATCCATACGCTAGAAGAGTATAAGCAATTTACTGAAGTCATAAAAGTGCCGGTTTTGGCAAATATCACGGAGTTTGGCAAGACGCCTTACTTCACCAAAGATGAGCTAAAAAATGTAGGAATCTCTATGGTGCTGTATCCACTATCAGCAGCAAGGGCGATGAATAAGGCGGCATTAGCGGTGTTTAAAGACATTATCAACAATGGCTCGCAGAAAAATAGCATAGACTCTATGCAAACACGTGATGAACTCTATGAAATGCTTGGCTACCACGAGTATGAGCAAAAGCTTGATACGCTTTTTAAAAGCAAAAAATAA
- the prpC gene encoding 2-methylcitrate synthase, which translates to MAAPTEKVAKKVGGLAGISAGESAICTCGTGHGLNYRGYDIYDLAEHCEFEEVAYLLLKEKLPNKAELESFKKELIAARSLPKELKEVLKLLPKDAHPMDIMRTACSTLGCLEREEYDVFKASFPNQQKIGTRLLGIFPSVLTFWHHYHTNGKEISTESKQDSIAGYFLESLHQKEPKELWVKAMHASLILYAEHEFNASTFTARVITATMSDVYAGITGAIGALRGPLHGGANEAAMDLIEEFKTPEQATQGILDKLARKDKIMGFGHRVYVEKDPRNVVIKAWSKRLSEDVKDTKGLYPISEAIEKVMWDQKKLFPNLDFYSASAYHFMGIPTPYFTPIFIFSRTAGWLAHIFEQRGNNKLIRPSSQYTGPENKAFVPLSER; encoded by the coding sequence ATGGCAGCACCAACAGAAAAAGTCGCAAAAAAAGTAGGTGGCTTAGCAGGGATAAGTGCAGGAGAATCAGCTATCTGTACTTGTGGCACAGGACACGGGCTAAATTATAGAGGCTATGATATTTATGATTTAGCCGAGCATTGTGAGTTTGAGGAAGTGGCATATTTGCTATTAAAAGAAAAGCTACCAAATAAAGCGGAGCTAGAATCTTTCAAAAAAGAGCTAATAGCCGCAAGAAGCTTACCAAAAGAGCTAAAAGAAGTGCTAAAGCTTTTGCCAAAAGATGCACACCCTATGGATATTATGCGGACAGCTTGTTCTACGCTTGGTTGTTTGGAGAGAGAAGAATATGATGTGTTTAAAGCATCTTTTCCAAATCAGCAAAAAATTGGCACAAGGCTTTTAGGGATTTTCCCAAGTGTGCTAACTTTCTGGCATCATTATCACACAAATGGCAAGGAGATAAGCACAGAATCTAAGCAAGATTCTATTGCCGGGTATTTTCTAGAATCTTTACACCAAAAAGAGCCAAAAGAGCTATGGGTAAAGGCAATGCACGCAAGTTTGATTTTGTATGCAGAGCACGAGTTTAATGCCTCTACATTTACTGCAAGGGTGATTACTGCGACAATGTCTGATGTGTATGCGGGAATCACAGGGGCGATTGGGGCGTTAAGGGGACCACTGCACGGCGGAGCAAATGAAGCGGCAATGGATTTGATAGAGGAGTTTAAAACGCCAGAGCAGGCAACGCAAGGAATCTTAGATAAACTTGCTAGAAAAGATAAGATTATGGGCTTTGGACATCGCGTATATGTGGAAAAAGATCCACGCAATGTGGTGATAAAAGCGTGGAGCAAAAGATTGAGTGAAGATGTGAAAGACACAAAGGGGCTATATCCCATAAGTGAAGCCATAGAAAAGGTAATGTGGGATCAAAAAAAGCTTTTCCCTAATCTTGATTTTTATAGTGCGAGTGCTTATCACTTTATGGGGATTCCCACGCCGTATTTCACGCCGATTTTTATCTTTTCACGCACGGCAGGGTGGCTGGCACATATCTTTGAGCAAAGGGGGAATAATAAGCTAATCCGTCCTAGTTCGCAATATACAGGACCAGAAAACAAAGCATTTGTGCCACTAAGCGAGCGTTAA